A stretch of the Tannerella serpentiformis genome encodes the following:
- the fbp gene encoding class 1 fructose-bisphosphatase, with the protein MKEQSLPTLGEFIIEKQMDFKYSSGEFSRLISCIQIASKMVNRFINKAGITNVLGEAGNRNVQGEEQQKLDVIANEIFINALSQREVVCGVASEENDDFIEIRSGANAELSKYVVLMDPLDGSSNIDVNVSVGTIFSIYRRITPAGTPVQLEDFLQKGTNQVAAGYIIYGSSTMLVYTTGNGVNGFTLDPSLGSYYLSNPNMRFPEDGKIYSINEGNYIKFPQGVKDYIKYCQREEENRPYTSRYIGSLVADFHRNMIKGGIYIYPSTSQSPRGKLRLLYECNPMAFLTEQAGGKASDGFRRILDIEPTELHQRTPFFCGSRKMVEKVEEFMRNAPE; encoded by the coding sequence ATGAAAGAGCAAAGTTTACCGACCTTGGGTGAGTTCATTATCGAGAAGCAGATGGATTTCAAATATTCATCTGGCGAATTCTCCCGCTTGATCAGCTGTATCCAGATCGCCTCCAAGATGGTGAACCGCTTCATTAACAAAGCGGGTATCACCAACGTGCTGGGCGAGGCGGGCAACCGCAACGTGCAGGGCGAGGAACAGCAGAAGTTGGACGTCATCGCCAACGAGATCTTTATCAATGCCCTCTCGCAGCGCGAGGTGGTCTGCGGTGTGGCCTCGGAGGAGAATGACGACTTTATTGAGATTCGGAGCGGCGCTAACGCCGAACTGAGCAAGTATGTCGTGCTGATGGATCCGCTGGACGGGTCGTCAAACATCGACGTGAACGTGTCCGTGGGGACGATCTTTTCCATCTATCGCCGTATCACCCCCGCCGGCACCCCCGTGCAGCTGGAGGACTTCCTGCAAAAGGGGACGAACCAAGTGGCCGCTGGATACATCATCTACGGCTCGTCCACCATGCTGGTCTACACCACCGGCAACGGCGTCAACGGCTTCACCCTCGACCCCTCGCTGGGCAGCTACTACCTCTCCAACCCCAACATGCGCTTCCCCGAAGACGGCAAGATCTACTCCATCAACGAGGGCAACTACATCAAGTTCCCCCAGGGCGTGAAGGACTACATCAAGTACTGCCAACGGGAGGAGGAGAATCGGCCCTACACCTCGCGCTACATCGGTTCGCTGGTGGCCGACTTCCATCGTAACATGATCAAGGGGGGCATCTACATCTACCCCTCCACCTCGCAATCGCCACGTGGCAAGCTGCGTTTGCTCTACGAGTGCAACCCGATGGCCTTCCTCACGGAGCAGGCTGGCGGTAAGGCTTCGGATGGCTTCCGTCGCATCCTCGACATCGAGCCCACGGAGCTGCATCAGCGTACACCCTTCTTCTGCGGCAGTCGGAAGATGGTCGAGAAGGTGGAAGAGTTCATGCGTAACGCCCCCGAGTGA
- the groL gene encoding chaperonin GroEL (60 kDa chaperone family; promotes refolding of misfolded polypeptides especially under stressful conditions; forms two stacked rings of heptamers to form a barrel-shaped 14mer; ends can be capped by GroES; misfolded proteins enter the barrel where they are refolded when GroES binds), with protein sequence MAKEIKFDIDARDSLKKGVDELANAVKVTLGPKGRNVIIEKKFGAPQITKDGVTVAKEIELACPYENMGAQLVKEVASKTNDKAGDGTTTATVLAQAIIGVGLKNVTAGANPMDLKRGIDKAVSKVVESIAAQAEEVGSNMERIEHVAKISANGDESIGKLIAEAMQKVKKEGVITVEEAKGTDTTVEVVEGMQFDRGYISAYFVTDTEKMETQYENPYILIYDKKISVLKDLLPILEQVVQSGRALLIIAEDIDSEALATLVVNRLRGGLKVCAVKAPGFGDRRKAMLEDIAVLTGGTVITEEKGMKLEDAKMDMLGTAEKVTVDKDNTTIVKGHGSKKAIEARVNQIKAQIETTTSDYDKEKLQERLAKLAGGVAVLYVGAASEVEMKEKKDRVDDALHATRAAVEEGTVPGGGVAYIRAISALEGLKGENEDETTGIEIIKRAIEEPLRQIVNNAGKEGAVVVQRVKEGKAAFGYNARTDVYEDLNQAGVVDPAKVTRIALENAASIAGMFLTTECVVAEKKEDLPPMPPMNPGMGGGMGGMM encoded by the coding sequence ATGGCAAAAGAGATAAAATTCGACATCGACGCCCGCGACTCACTGAAAAAGGGCGTAGACGAACTGGCAAATGCAGTCAAAGTAACGCTCGGCCCCAAGGGTCGCAACGTGATCATCGAGAAGAAATTTGGCGCACCGCAGATCACCAAGGACGGCGTGACGGTGGCCAAGGAGATCGAGCTGGCCTGCCCGTACGAAAACATGGGTGCGCAGCTGGTTAAGGAGGTAGCCTCCAAGACGAACGACAAGGCTGGCGACGGTACGACTACCGCAACCGTTCTGGCACAGGCCATCATCGGCGTAGGTCTGAAGAACGTCACCGCCGGTGCCAACCCGATGGACCTGAAGCGCGGTATCGACAAGGCCGTATCCAAGGTCGTAGAGAGCATCGCCGCACAGGCCGAAGAGGTGGGCTCGAACATGGAGCGCATCGAGCACGTGGCTAAGATTTCCGCCAACGGCGACGAGAGCATCGGTAAGCTGATCGCCGAGGCCATGCAGAAGGTGAAGAAAGAAGGCGTCATCACCGTAGAAGAGGCTAAGGGCACGGACACGACCGTCGAAGTGGTCGAGGGTATGCAGTTCGACCGCGGCTACATCTCCGCCTACTTCGTGACCGACACGGAGAAGATGGAGACGCAGTATGAGAACCCCTACATCCTCATCTACGACAAGAAGATCTCCGTCCTGAAGGACCTCCTGCCCATACTCGAGCAAGTTGTACAGTCGGGCCGCGCCCTGCTGATCATCGCTGAGGATATCGACAGCGAAGCACTCGCCACCCTCGTTGTGAACCGTCTGCGTGGCGGCCTCAAGGTGTGTGCCGTGAAGGCTCCGGGCTTCGGCGACCGTCGCAAGGCCATGCTGGAAGACATCGCCGTACTGACCGGCGGTACCGTGATCACTGAAGAGAAGGGCATGAAGCTCGAGGACGCCAAGATGGATATGCTGGGTACGGCCGAGAAGGTGACTGTCGACAAGGACAACACCACCATCGTGAAGGGTCATGGCAGCAAGAAGGCCATCGAAGCACGCGTCAACCAGATCAAGGCGCAGATTGAAACAACCACGTCGGACTACGACAAGGAGAAGCTGCAGGAGCGTCTGGCTAAGTTGGCCGGCGGCGTAGCTGTGCTCTACGTCGGTGCCGCTTCGGAGGTTGAGATGAAGGAGAAGAAGGATCGCGTGGACGATGCCCTGCATGCCACACGTGCAGCCGTTGAAGAAGGTACCGTGCCCGGCGGTGGTGTAGCTTACATCCGCGCCATCTCCGCACTGGAAGGTCTCAAGGGCGAGAACGAAGACGAGACGACGGGCATCGAGATCATCAAGCGCGCCATCGAAGAGCCGCTCCGTCAGATCGTCAACAACGCTGGTAAAGAGGGTGCCGTAGTTGTGCAGCGCGTGAAGGAGGGCAAAGCTGCCTTCGGTTACAACGCCCGCACGGACGTCTACGAAGACCTCAATCAGGCAGGTGTCGTAGATCCCGCCAAGGTGACCCGCATCGCGCTGGAGAATGCCGCCTCAATCGCTGGCATGTTCCTGACCACCGAATGTGTCGTAGCCGAGAAGAAAGAAGACCTTCCCCCGATGCCCCCGATGAATCCGGGTATGGGTGGCGGCATGGGCGGCATGATGTAA
- a CDS encoding LuxR C-terminal-related transcriptional regulator has translation MTLVYANMKMSEAIESHLALVPVVNRFGIRLGVGDDTVKAVCDAYNVDPDFFLTIVNTFINEDYFPEKKLQNFHLSQIIDYLKKTNLYYLQNQLPNIERHLHFFLHASDNTSLRLLGDMFASFKEGLRRRIEADEREWFPLLLTPSDTKSRRRPRLKPTSDDDEAIQATLDDMRHIMLKHLSGAYDENLCYAVLFAIDTLGRDIRQHNRIRHRILLPMIDDESNSLSEREKDVLRLIVEGLTNKEIAARLYVSVNTVLTHRKNITAKLGIKTTPGLTFYAITHRLIPEVK, from the coding sequence ATGACCCTGGTCTACGCCAACATGAAGATGAGCGAGGCGATAGAGAGTCACCTCGCACTCGTGCCCGTCGTCAATCGCTTCGGCATTCGCCTCGGCGTGGGCGACGACACGGTCAAGGCCGTCTGCGATGCGTACAACGTAGACCCGGACTTCTTCCTCACCATCGTCAACACCTTCATCAACGAAGACTATTTCCCGGAGAAGAAGCTCCAGAACTTCCACCTCTCGCAGATCATCGACTATCTGAAGAAGACCAACCTCTACTATCTCCAGAACCAGTTGCCCAACATCGAGCGCCACCTCCACTTCTTCCTCCACGCCTCGGACAACACCTCCCTGCGCCTTCTGGGTGACATGTTCGCCAGCTTCAAGGAGGGCCTCCGCCGACGCATCGAGGCCGACGAGCGAGAGTGGTTCCCCCTGCTACTCACCCCCTCCGATACGAAGAGTCGCCGCCGCCCACGTCTCAAGCCCACCTCTGACGACGACGAGGCCATCCAAGCCACCCTCGACGATATGCGCCATATCATGCTCAAGCACCTCTCCGGAGCCTACGACGAGAACCTCTGCTACGCCGTCCTCTTCGCTATCGACACCCTCGGCCGCGACATCCGCCAGCATAACCGTATCCGCCACCGCATCCTCCTGCCCATGATCGACGACGAGAGCAACAGCCTCTCAGAGCGCGAGAAGGACGTCCTCCGCCTCATTGTCGAAGGTCTGACGAACAAAGAGATCGCCGCCCGCCTCTACGTCAGCGTCAACACCGTCCTGACGCACCGCAAGAACATCACCGCCAAGCTGGGCATCAAAACCACGCCCGGCCTCACCTTCTACGCCATCACCCACCGCCTCATCCCGGAGGTGAAGTGA
- a CDS encoding co-chaperone GroES, which translates to MNVKPLADRVLVKPAEAEEKTASGIIIPDSAKEKPLKGEIIAAGKGTKDEEMVLKPGDHVLYGKYAGTEIELEGTKYLIMRQSDVLAII; encoded by the coding sequence ATGAATGTAAAGCCATTAGCAGACAGAGTGCTGGTTAAGCCAGCAGAAGCTGAAGAGAAGACGGCGAGCGGTATCATCATCCCCGACTCGGCCAAGGAGAAACCCCTCAAGGGCGAGATCATCGCCGCAGGTAAAGGCACAAAGGATGAGGAGATGGTGCTCAAACCGGGTGACCATGTGCTCTACGGCAAGTATGCCGGTACGGAGATCGAACTCGAGGGCACGAAGTACCTCATCATGCGCCAATCGGACGTTTTGGCCATCATCTAA
- a CDS encoding TlpA family protein disulfide reductase has product MYIISCVAWLLCACGEKATYRVELDLSNLETQNLYAVFESDDHKQVDTVVYRPGKPVQITRDEGQFDQLTVYFENHKEGITIYLEPGRKITVTGDARYPLTLQVRGTRTNDLLSDFRKQAATLLKEKTELSGAALTEADAGRAAEASRAEHLPRLANIDHELAQMAENFIHKHPKDEASAILIRDYILDPEDPTRAEKMIGTLSPKLENTRTLRNLRAYCERAMHTMVGAKAPDFTLRNVYGATLTRDSFAGRNLVLAFTAAWCDLCKTEKLLLDKIQADFSRQDVAVALVSLDETPSDVRSQMRTDTTHWNVFTDSAGQSIRVLEAYNVNALPRCFLIDRSGTIVLKTDNGIELRRALEALLKKK; this is encoded by the coding sequence TTGTATATCATCAGTTGTGTGGCCTGGTTGCTGTGTGCATGTGGCGAAAAAGCGACCTACCGGGTGGAGTTGGATCTGTCCAACTTGGAGACACAGAACCTTTACGCCGTGTTTGAGTCGGATGACCACAAGCAGGTCGACACGGTCGTTTATCGTCCTGGAAAGCCTGTGCAGATCACACGCGACGAGGGGCAGTTCGACCAGCTTACGGTCTATTTCGAGAATCATAAAGAGGGCATTACCATCTATTTGGAGCCGGGACGAAAGATCACCGTCACCGGCGACGCTCGCTATCCGCTTACCCTACAGGTGAGGGGTACGCGTACCAACGACTTGCTCTCCGACTTTCGTAAGCAGGCTGCCACGCTGCTCAAGGAGAAGACGGAGCTCTCCGGTGCTGCCCTCACCGAGGCCGACGCGGGACGAGCCGCCGAGGCGAGTCGGGCGGAACACCTTCCACGGCTGGCTAACATCGACCATGAGCTGGCCCAGATGGCCGAAAACTTCATCCATAAACACCCCAAAGACGAGGCCTCAGCCATCCTTATCCGCGACTATATCCTCGACCCCGAAGACCCTACGCGTGCCGAAAAGATGATCGGCACCCTCAGTCCCAAGCTGGAGAACACGCGTACCCTGCGCAACCTCCGTGCTTACTGTGAGCGGGCTATGCACACCATGGTCGGGGCTAAGGCGCCGGACTTCACCCTGCGCAATGTCTACGGTGCGACGCTCACCCGTGACTCCTTCGCGGGTCGCAACTTAGTGCTGGCCTTCACCGCCGCCTGGTGCGACCTCTGCAAGACGGAGAAGCTACTCTTAGATAAGATCCAAGCCGACTTCTCGCGCCAAGACGTCGCTGTGGCTCTTGTTAGCCTTGATGAGACCCCAAGCGACGTGCGTAGCCAAATGCGTACCGACACGACACACTGGAACGTCTTCACCGACTCCGCTGGGCAGTCCATCCGTGTCTTAGAGGCGTACAACGTCAACGCACTGCCCCGCTGCTTCCTGATCGATCGTAGCGGGACAATCGTCCTCAAGACAGACAATGGCATTGAGCTGCGTCGGGCCTTGGAGGCACTACTGAAGAAGAAATAG
- a CDS encoding APC family permease, whose translation MNKHQSHAAASTAEAPKDTRLGFTGVTSFTVANMIGTGVFTTLGFQLLDLHTPFALLALWIVGGLIALCGSLVYGELGAAMPRSGGEYHYLSVIYHPAVGFLSGFVSLTIGFAAPVALACMALGHYTESLFPEGVTAQMIAVSALLIITAVHMWSVRGGSRFQNVFTLLKLALIVAFIVCGVAAGGDKQPFLPVPDGAGWRELLSPAFAVCLIYVSYAYSGWNASAYVAGEVRDPQRTLPRSLLWGVTIVAVAYVGLNATFLSLVPHEEMQGKLQVGFIAAQHLFGPTGASLMAGVIGLLLVSSISSMIFIGPRVSQVMGEDYTLFRFLSHRSRRGTPAVAVAVQSAISLLFILSGSFEQVVTFSGFILSLFTFLSVLGVFVHRRRYPEAERPYRTWGYPVTPILFLLLTGWTMVFLLVEKTSESVLGIFTLGIGLGAYAVCRGWEMMKRYKEHREQVAEMAAADTSATRKKKRATYPE comes from the coding sequence ATGAACAAGCACCAATCGCATGCCGCTGCCTCTACCGCCGAAGCGCCCAAGGACACCCGACTGGGCTTCACGGGCGTGACCTCCTTCACGGTGGCCAACATGATCGGCACCGGCGTCTTTACTACGCTCGGCTTCCAGCTGCTCGACCTGCACACGCCTTTCGCTCTGCTTGCGCTCTGGATCGTGGGCGGATTGATCGCCCTCTGCGGTTCGCTCGTCTACGGCGAGCTCGGCGCTGCCATGCCGCGTTCGGGGGGCGAATACCACTACTTGTCGGTCATCTATCATCCCGCCGTAGGATTCCTCTCCGGCTTTGTCTCGCTGACGATTGGCTTTGCCGCGCCGGTGGCGCTGGCCTGCATGGCGCTGGGGCACTACACCGAATCGCTCTTCCCGGAGGGTGTCACGGCGCAGATGATCGCTGTCAGTGCACTCCTTATCATCACCGCCGTCCATATGTGGAGTGTGCGTGGGGGCAGTCGGTTCCAGAACGTTTTTACGCTGCTCAAGCTGGCGCTGATTGTCGCTTTCATTGTGTGTGGCGTCGCGGCCGGTGGCGACAAGCAACCGTTCCTGCCCGTGCCTGACGGCGCGGGGTGGCGGGAGCTGCTCAGCCCGGCGTTTGCCGTCTGTTTGATCTATGTCTCCTATGCCTATTCGGGCTGGAACGCGTCGGCGTATGTGGCCGGTGAAGTGCGCGATCCGCAACGTACGCTGCCGCGATCGCTGCTCTGGGGCGTGACCATCGTGGCCGTAGCCTACGTCGGGCTGAACGCCACGTTCCTCAGCCTCGTGCCGCACGAGGAAATGCAGGGAAAGTTGCAGGTGGGATTTATCGCCGCGCAACACCTCTTCGGGCCCACCGGCGCGAGCCTGATGGCGGGTGTGATCGGACTGTTACTCGTTTCGTCGATCAGCTCGATGATTTTCATCGGGCCGCGCGTTTCGCAGGTGATGGGTGAGGATTATACGCTGTTCCGCTTCTTGTCGCACCGTAGCCGACGGGGCACGCCGGCCGTGGCCGTGGCCGTACAGTCCGCCATCAGTCTGCTGTTCATCCTCTCCGGATCGTTTGAGCAGGTGGTGACTTTCTCCGGTTTTATCCTGTCGCTGTTCACGTTCCTCTCGGTGCTGGGCGTATTCGTCCATAGGCGGCGTTATCCCGAGGCTGAGCGACCCTATCGGACGTGGGGCTACCCCGTGACTCCGATTCTCTTCTTGTTACTGACGGGATGGACGATGGTCTTTCTGTTGGTTGAGAAAACGTCCGAATCCGTGCTGGGCATCTTTACGCTGGGCATCGGACTCGGGGCCTATGCCGTGTGCCGAGGATGGGAGATGATGAAGCGATATAAAGAACATCGGGAGCAGGTGGCCGAGATGGCAGCGGCGGACACAAGTGCGACTCGAAAAAAAAAACGGGCGACATACCCCGAATGA
- a CDS encoding BACON domain-containing protein, which translates to MDSRTHYKNMLLALLLILAGLAGAIAPQTAAAKENYYIRIGGVDVTSDNYTNISASGGFPAVQSGTVTFDPASNTLTLNNATIEASGVGIYIRRQITLVLQGSNTLTTSGTGIVVDGMTQDAISPNITGSGNLTIHSAKREGISSASDGLNITSCTLTVNGDIKLPGALTIRSSNVYVQGGPLKAGYISLSGCKIVHPADAASERIKGTPYYAVTSSSGEICSEVCISTGNQCHESTGPSTPTTFTFSPSEVILNAAGNQITVTLTCNKEFSISNYDCPIWISIPYYGHGIGKKLPISISANPNTGDNRRRDEIVIHTSLGPATLKVTQLGANTKPELTLDPKELKVDAKGGEHKVTLSSTQTIERIDVSMPDWISYDYSSEGHTSKPVKLTFKPNPGPERTGEIVFKIGPSELTLKVTQAAGNAKPELTLDPKELKVEAKGGEHKVSLTSKQDFDLNKVTLPNWIKEGKTSSGAGFYDFMLEFQPNTGPERTADVVFKTDLGDVTLKVTQVGGAKPEPEKAVFTLEPKELKVEAKGGMKEVTLSCNKEFLINQLEVPDWISNYTYYSTAAKSNEIKLFISQNTGAERTGNAVFKTNQGNITLKVTQAGKKEKPEPTLTLSPDMLTFPTGGGKQTVNVKSDYGWDTKASAASASWMKLTTDVKTGTIVVEVTPNTSTKKRGATIQVVSSRRRIGHRTPITRHILVTQEAAKAVEPPVAATGISLNPAAMTMGSGGGTVGFNVYAGKGWTISGSPDWMHPDATRGSGTRLVIVRFDRNESGAERTGKLTVKSDDGKAERTFTLTQRAGQRKPTPSPGSTPSEEYDYDLALNPEEITVGPSDGAGSSISVATSRLWAGSTTEDWIRLESAVGRGNGTFTFRLAANPSKEMRHGTITVRTQQGMDELKVAIHQQGNDGSVVPPAEVKVSNVTLDPATLTVNGDLSTALISAIVSPDNARNKGLLWMSTNASVATVQVFTPKQSAALPQLRFAPDADDYALVTIVGKGKAVITAAASDGSGIVARCEVNVLSTVANTVPYAPQAKVYTVGPTLYLSLPTPEAVQVYTLAGTLYRTWQAPAGDTSVTLPLGTYIIKVGPLTEKVVVR; encoded by the coding sequence ATGGACTCAAGAACACATTACAAGAACATGCTCCTCGCCCTGTTGCTCATCCTCGCGGGGCTGGCAGGAGCCATCGCGCCGCAGACAGCGGCGGCGAAGGAGAACTACTACATCCGGATCGGCGGTGTGGACGTCACCTCCGATAATTACACCAACATCTCCGCCTCGGGCGGCTTCCCGGCCGTCCAGAGCGGCACGGTGACGTTTGACCCCGCTTCCAACACGCTGACGCTAAATAATGCCACGATCGAAGCGTCTGGAGTAGGAATTTATATCCGAAGACAAATCACCCTCGTGCTGCAAGGCAGCAATACCCTAACAACATCCGGCACCGGAATCGTGGTAGATGGAATGACGCAAGATGCCATCTCGCCGAACATCACAGGCTCGGGAAACTTGACAATCCATTCAGCTAAACGCGAGGGGATCTCTTCCGCGTCAGATGGCCTGAATATCACCTCGTGCACCTTGACGGTAAACGGAGACATTAAATTGCCGGGGGCGCTGACCATCCGTAGCAGCAACGTGTATGTCCAAGGTGGTCCATTGAAAGCGGGATATATATCGCTGTCGGGATGTAAGATCGTGCATCCGGCAGACGCCGCCTCCGAAAGGATCAAAGGCACGCCGTATTACGCTGTCACCTCATCATCCGGCGAGATCTGCTCGGAAGTCTGCATCAGCACAGGCAACCAATGTCATGAAAGCACCGGCCCCAGCACACCCACCACGTTCACCTTCTCCCCCTCGGAGGTAATCCTGAATGCGGCCGGGAATCAAATCACAGTGACACTCACCTGCAATAAGGAGTTTTCTATTTCAAACTACGATTGTCCGATATGGATATCTATACCCTATTACGGCCATGGCATAGGTAAGAAGCTACCGATATCGATTTCAGCCAACCCCAACACCGGCGACAACCGGCGGAGGGATGAAATCGTCATCCATACCAGCTTGGGGCCGGCGACGCTCAAGGTGACGCAGCTGGGAGCCAACACAAAGCCCGAGCTTACCCTCGATCCCAAGGAGCTAAAGGTGGATGCAAAGGGGGGAGAGCATAAGGTGACACTATCCAGTACCCAAACTATAGAAAGGATAGATGTCAGCATGCCGGATTGGATAAGCTACGACTATTCATCCGAAGGCCATACGAGCAAACCTGTTAAGCTAACCTTCAAGCCCAACCCCGGCCCCGAACGGACGGGCGAAATCGTCTTCAAAATCGGCCCGAGCGAACTCACGCTCAAGGTAACGCAGGCGGCGGGCAACGCAAAGCCCGAGCTTACCCTCGATCCTAAGGAGCTAAAGGTGGAAGCGAAGGGGGGAGAGCATAAGGTGTCACTCACCAGCAAACAAGATTTTGACCTCAACAAGGTGACGCTGCCGAATTGGATAAAAGAGGGAAAAACAAGTAGCGGCGCGGGGTTCTATGACTTTATGCTCGAGTTCCAGCCCAACACTGGCCCCGAACGGACGGCCGACGTCGTCTTCAAAACGGATTTGGGCGACGTGACGCTCAAGGTGACGCAGGTAGGCGGCGCAAAGCCGGAGCCGGAGAAGGCTGTCTTCACCCTCGAGCCCAAAGAGCTAAAGGTGGAAGCGAAGGGTGGCATGAAGGAGGTCACGCTCAGCTGCAACAAGGAATTCCTCATCAACCAGCTCGAAGTACCGGATTGGATCTCCAACTATACCTATTATTCTACGGCAGCGAAAAGCAATGAAATCAAACTTTTCATCAGTCAGAACACCGGCGCCGAGCGGACGGGCAACGCCGTCTTCAAAACCAACCAAGGCAACATCACGCTCAAGGTGACGCAGGCGGGCAAGAAGGAGAAGCCCGAGCCGACGCTGACGCTCAGCCCCGATATGCTCACCTTCCCCACCGGCGGCGGCAAGCAGACGGTCAACGTCAAGAGCGACTACGGTTGGGACACCAAGGCCAGCGCCGCCTCCGCAAGCTGGATGAAGCTCACGACCGACGTCAAGACGGGCACGATCGTCGTGGAAGTCACCCCCAACACCAGCACCAAGAAGCGCGGCGCAACGATTCAGGTGGTCTCGTCCAGGAGAAGGATAGGCCACCGCACCCCCATCACCCGCCACATCCTCGTCACGCAGGAAGCCGCGAAGGCCGTGGAGCCACCCGTGGCCGCCACCGGAATCTCCCTCAACCCCGCAGCCATGACCATGGGCAGCGGCGGCGGCACGGTCGGCTTCAACGTCTATGCCGGCAAGGGATGGACGATCAGCGGCAGCCCCGACTGGATGCACCCCGACGCCACACGTGGCTCGGGCACGCGCCTCGTCATCGTCCGCTTCGACCGCAATGAGTCCGGCGCCGAACGCACGGGCAAGCTCACCGTCAAGAGCGACGACGGCAAAGCCGAACGCACCTTCACCCTCACCCAGCGCGCCGGCCAACGCAAGCCCACGCCCAGCCCCGGCAGCACCCCATCCGAGGAATACGACTACGACCTGGCGCTGAACCCCGAAGAGATCACCGTCGGCCCGTCGGACGGCGCCGGTAGCTCGATCAGCGTCGCGACGAGTCGCCTCTGGGCCGGCTCCACGACCGAGGACTGGATCCGCCTCGAGAGCGCCGTAGGCCGCGGCAATGGCACGTTCACCTTCCGCCTCGCCGCCAACCCGTCCAAGGAGATGCGCCACGGCACGATCACCGTCCGCACGCAGCAAGGCATGGACGAGCTGAAAGTGGCCATCCACCAGCAGGGCAACGACGGCAGCGTCGTGCCACCCGCCGAGGTGAAAGTCTCTAACGTCACGCTCGACCCGGCCACGCTCACCGTCAACGGCGACCTCTCCACGGCGCTCATCTCCGCCATCGTCTCGCCGGACAACGCCCGCAACAAGGGTCTCTTGTGGATGAGCACCAACGCCTCCGTGGCCACCGTGCAAGTCTTCACCCCGAAGCAGTCGGCCGCACTGCCCCAGCTGCGCTTCGCCCCCGACGCCGACGACTACGCCCTCGTGACCATCGTCGGCAAGGGTAAGGCCGTGATCACGGCCGCCGCCTCAGACGGCAGTGGCATCGTCGCCCGCTGCGAGGTGAACGTCCTCTCGACCGTCGCCAACACCGTGCCCTACGCCCCGCAGGCGAAGGTCTACACCGTCGGCCCGACGCTCTACCTCTCCCTCCCGACGCCCGAGGCAGTGCAGGTCTACACCCTCGCCGGCACGCTCTACCGCACCTGGCAAGCCCCCGCCGGCGACACGTCCGTCACCCTCCCCCTCGGCACCTACATCATCAAGGTCGGCCCGCTGACGGAGAAGGTGGTCGTTCGGTAG